The Desulfoscipio gibsoniae DSM 7213 genome contains a region encoding:
- a CDS encoding MFS transporter: MNQAKPKLWTKDFVIISAANFFVALTFFLLMTNIAVYAIEEFNASQSKAGLASSIFIIGALLFRLFAGKYMESIGRKKMLFGGLFLFLCATLLYFAVANLNLLLLVRFIHGAAFGISATAMSTIVMDIIPRKRLGEGTSYFSMSATLAMAIGPFLGVIISRYTDFIVAFEVCTFFSIINIIISLFAYIPEARINKEEYKAMQGFKWQNFFEVKAIPISIMITVMGFAYSGILTFLTSYTREIDLIEGASFFFIVYAVFILISRPFTGRLFDVQGANPVIYPALIIFASGLALLSQTHHGFTLLAAGALVGLGYGTLVSCSQAIAIKESPRHRIGLATSTFFVCLDGGVGIGPFLQGYVTPVVGLRGLYMTLAFIVLACVLLYYLVHGKKESCRKRYSIINSPGGLPPQ; this comes from the coding sequence ATGAATCAGGCCAAACCCAAATTATGGACGAAGGATTTTGTGATAATTTCCGCGGCGAACTTTTTTGTGGCTTTAACTTTTTTCTTATTAATGACCAACATAGCAGTATATGCTATTGAGGAATTTAATGCCTCACAAAGCAAGGCAGGTCTTGCTTCCAGCATATTTATCATAGGCGCGCTGCTTTTCCGGCTTTTTGCGGGAAAATACATGGAAAGCATTGGCCGTAAAAAAATGCTTTTTGGAGGATTATTTTTATTCTTATGCGCTACGCTGTTATACTTTGCTGTGGCGAATTTGAACTTGCTTCTGTTGGTTCGTTTTATACACGGGGCGGCCTTTGGCATTAGCGCAACGGCAATGTCAACAATTGTAATGGATATTATTCCCAGAAAGCGCCTGGGTGAAGGAACAAGTTACTTTTCCATGAGTGCGACCCTGGCTATGGCCATTGGACCCTTTCTGGGTGTTATTATCAGCCGGTATACAGATTTTATAGTAGCATTTGAAGTTTGCACTTTTTTTTCAATAATTAATATTATAATATCTTTATTTGCATATATTCCCGAAGCCAGGATAAATAAGGAAGAGTATAAAGCTATGCAAGGGTTTAAATGGCAAAACTTTTTTGAGGTCAAAGCCATCCCCATTTCAATCATGATAACTGTCATGGGTTTTGCTTACTCAGGAATCCTGACATTTCTTACTTCATATACCAGGGAAATTGATTTAATTGAAGGGGCAAGTTTCTTTTTCATTGTATATGCTGTGTTCATCTTAATTTCAAGGCCGTTCACCGGCCGGTTGTTTGATGTGCAAGGTGCAAATCCGGTTATTTACCCGGCATTGATAATTTTTGCTTCAGGCCTGGCATTACTCAGTCAAACCCATCATGGTTTCACTCTCCTGGCAGCAGGGGCGTTGGTCGGCCTTGGATACGGTACCCTTGTATCTTGCTCCCAGGCCATTGCCATCAAGGAATCTCCCCGGCACCGCATCGGGCTTGCAACATCAACTTTTTTTGTCTGCCTGGATGGAGGAGTGGGGATTGGACCTTTCCTGCAGGGTTATGTAACCCCTGTAGTTGGTTTGCGCGGGTTGTATATGACACTTGCCTTTATTGTATTGGCGTGTGTCTTGTTATACTATTTAGTACACGGAAAGAAAGAGTCATGCAGAAAACGTTATTCCATCATTAACTCGCCCGGCGGACTCCCGCCTCAATAG
- a CDS encoding SPOCS domain-containing protein, with translation MPIQYFYNEPDNVLCVKIKVPVVLAETEVQVIVDNIATLPEFTQKIDHIDARLQDFETRPIFIHENGDRWISVIEEEGWDRFGWHWHKHRQPLVKKVLLSGTLHKQIYYVDKNDHVKHVGEDIPFTKDVTLDVAQPVVNENDVFVQLHHKKIDMRWDLRKGSRLSQTGVMIFRVKVVEERQIFVQVCPQLNERCPHRVNLLRDSNFAAWGTNTVPIFWNGNNILHFGSVLLGADPSEPAALFQTIDQFFPYASPNCQYRLCFDAKEIPGYKEAQSGTASYTLTAELVFLDQFGNIITTETQSWNASQISDETFTNYCFNAVSPEETREALVRFNFEPINSGNYNRGFLPPPCKPSPPCVPPPCEPPPFKPPHPPYVPPCPPAPPPCIPPPCPPPVPSAPVNTSAVVINNVSLMCTRELT, from the coding sequence ATGCCCATCCAATATTTCTACAACGAGCCCGATAATGTTTTATGCGTTAAAATAAAGGTTCCAGTGGTCCTGGCAGAGACAGAGGTGCAAGTTATAGTAGACAACATCGCCACTTTGCCTGAATTTACGCAAAAAATTGATCACATTGACGCACGCCTGCAGGACTTTGAAACCAGGCCCATTTTCATTCATGAAAATGGTGACAGGTGGATTAGCGTGATAGAAGAGGAAGGTTGGGATAGGTTCGGCTGGCACTGGCACAAACACCGCCAACCCTTGGTAAAAAAGGTGCTGCTGAGCGGCACACTGCATAAGCAAATTTATTACGTGGATAAAAACGACCATGTCAAACATGTGGGAGAAGACATACCGTTTACCAAGGATGTAACCCTGGATGTGGCTCAGCCCGTAGTTAACGAGAATGACGTCTTTGTCCAACTGCATCATAAAAAAATTGACATGCGCTGGGATTTAAGAAAAGGTTCCAGGCTGTCGCAAACCGGAGTAATGATTTTCCGTGTCAAGGTAGTTGAAGAAAGGCAAATTTTTGTGCAGGTTTGCCCGCAGTTAAACGAGAGGTGTCCCCACAGAGTGAACCTCCTCAGAGACAGCAACTTTGCAGCCTGGGGCACCAACACCGTCCCCATCTTTTGGAACGGTAACAATATACTGCACTTTGGCAGCGTGCTGCTGGGGGCTGATCCCAGCGAGCCGGCTGCTCTGTTTCAGACCATTGACCAGTTTTTCCCATATGCATCCCCCAACTGCCAGTACCGCCTGTGCTTTGACGCCAAAGAGATCCCGGGTTACAAGGAAGCGCAATCAGGTACGGCATCCTATACTCTAACAGCAGAACTTGTATTCCTGGACCAATTTGGCAATATTATAACCACTGAAACCCAAAGCTGGAATGCCAGCCAGATTTCGGACGAAACATTCACCAACTACTGTTTTAATGCTGTTTCACCCGAGGAAACAAGGGAAGCGTTGGTTCGCTTTAACTTTGAACCCATTAATTCAGGTAATTATAACAGAGGTTTTTTACCACCACCGTGCAAACCATCACCACCATGTGTACCACCGCCGTGCGAACCACCACCATTTAAACCACCGCATCCGCCGTATGTACCACCGTGTCCACCAGCGCCACCACCATGTATACCGCCACCGTGTCCACCACCCGTGCCGAGCGCGCCGGTCAACACCAGCGCAGTGGTCATAAATAATGTCAGCCTTATGTGCACGCGGGAATTAACCTGA
- a CDS encoding BsuPI-related putative proteinase inhibitor has protein sequence MPVHLIRDGDTPGRIAGRYGIPERWLYKANDYYDFDDMRPGRRIYIPDYEYDYYDYPKQWGRYKYHDGIRFDLRTGRKRFRPGEKVSIIFSYCNLSDVPRRLRYDDACLYDFKCLRGGRDIWRWSEKNRYERGRRSMLLQPGECRTYRGKWDLCDRVGDHVRHGPYILRAYDRSRELRDHYVDTGLEVLKTNDTIIADGDTCSRSNMLINPGLDNWVDSTTPAGWSAQNVNRATLERSGRYAAEMGTRPGNQALLAQIVGAAPGRSYRIAFWAMENVRGQNSKYTLEVSVHSLDQQSSQIGRVDPVFRPDRLPDNAYRQYSFETGALPAGTRGIQLRFVFRPQSSNRTRVRIDDVELTCIS, from the coding sequence ATGCCTGTTCATTTAATCAGAGACGGTGATACCCCGGGCCGGATAGCCGGTCGTTACGGCATACCGGAGCGATGGCTATATAAGGCCAATGATTACTATGATTTTGACGATATGCGGCCGGGACGGCGGATTTATATTCCCGATTATGAATATGACTACTATGACTATCCTAAACAATGGGGCCGTTACAAGTATCACGATGGTATACGTTTTGATTTGCGGACAGGGCGCAAACGTTTTCGTCCCGGTGAAAAGGTGTCCATTATATTCAGCTATTGCAACCTTTCCGATGTGCCCAGAAGACTCCGCTACGATGACGCATGTTTATATGATTTTAAATGCTTGCGTGGGGGAAGGGATATCTGGCGCTGGTCTGAAAAAAATAGGTATGAACGCGGCAGGCGAAGCATGCTGCTCCAGCCGGGGGAATGCCGCACCTATAGAGGCAAGTGGGATTTATGCGACCGGGTAGGGGATCATGTACGGCATGGCCCGTATATATTAAGGGCTTACGACCGGTCCCGGGAGTTAAGGGATCATTATGTGGATACCGGTTTGGAGGTGCTTAAAACTAACGATACGATTATTGCGGATGGCGACACCTGTTCCAGATCAAATATGCTGATTAACCCCGGCCTGGATAACTGGGTGGATAGCACAACTCCGGCAGGGTGGTCGGCCCAGAACGTCAACAGAGCTACCCTGGAGCGTTCCGGCAGGTATGCAGCGGAGATGGGCACCAGACCCGGTAACCAGGCGTTGCTGGCCCAGATTGTTGGCGCTGCGCCCGGGCGTTCTTACCGGATTGCTTTTTGGGCTATGGAAAATGTGCGGGGGCAAAATAGTAAATACACTCTGGAGGTTTCGGTACACTCCCTTGACCAGCAGAGCAGCCAAATTGGCAGGGTGGACCCGGTTTTCAGGCCCGACCGGCTGCCTGACAATGCCTACCGGCAGTATTCCTTCGAAACCGGAGCGCTGCCCGCGGGCACAAGGGGCATCCAGCTGCGGTTTGTATTCCGGCCCCAGTCAAGCAATAGAACCAGGGTAAGGATAGACGATGTGGAGTTGACCTGTATCAGTTAA
- the typA gene encoding translational GTPase TypA, with amino-acid sequence MNKNLIRNLAIIAHVDHGKTTLVDGMLKQSGIFHEKQVVEERVMDRNDLERERGITIMAKNTAVQYSQYKLNIVDTPGHADFGGEVERIVQMVDGVLLLVDAFEGPMPQTRFVLRKALEAGLAPIVVINKIDRLHARPKEVVDEVLDLFIELEASDAQLEFPVIYTNARTGTATLEPDTPGTDLKPLFDMIVENIPAPAGDPQAPLQLGVTLIDYDPYLGRQAIGRIHNGIIQVKEEVAVLKAGGETQRQRVTGLFVFSGLKKIPVEKATTGDIVVVTGLLDINVGNTIADLENPVPLSFVSIDEPTMAVAFHVNKSPFAGQEGTYVTSRKLGERLFRELESDVSLRVAGTDTPDTFLVSGRGELHLSILIENLRREGYEFEISRPQVVERVIDGVRSEPVEELTLEIPEEYVGIVMERLGSRKSELINMQHKGDGLVRLVFHIPTRGLFGYRSEFMTDTKGLGIIHHAFHHYAPYQGDINTRSRGSLVAFENGDSTTYGLENAQERGELFVGPGVPVYRGMVVGEHSRPGDLVINVCKKKQLSNMRSSTSEISAKLTPPRPMSLEQCMEFIADDELLEVTPKSLRMRKQSL; translated from the coding sequence ATGAATAAAAATTTGATTCGCAATTTAGCCATTATTGCCCACGTAGACCACGGCAAAACCACCCTGGTGGATGGTATGCTCAAACAAAGCGGCATATTCCACGAAAAGCAGGTTGTGGAGGAACGGGTTATGGACCGCAACGACCTGGAGCGGGAACGGGGCATCACGATTATGGCCAAGAATACTGCGGTGCAGTACAGCCAATACAAGCTGAACATCGTAGACACCCCCGGCCACGCCGACTTTGGCGGCGAAGTTGAGCGTATTGTCCAAATGGTGGACGGGGTACTTTTGTTGGTGGATGCCTTTGAGGGCCCCATGCCCCAGACCCGCTTCGTACTGCGCAAAGCACTGGAGGCCGGGCTGGCCCCCATTGTTGTAATAAATAAAATAGACCGGCTGCACGCCCGTCCCAAAGAAGTAGTTGATGAAGTGTTGGATTTATTTATTGAGCTGGAGGCCAGCGATGCCCAGCTGGAGTTTCCAGTAATCTACACCAACGCCCGGACCGGCACGGCCACTTTGGAACCCGACACACCGGGGACGGATTTAAAACCGCTTTTTGACATGATTGTGGAAAATATACCCGCGCCCGCAGGGGATCCGCAGGCACCCCTGCAGCTGGGCGTCACCTTGATTGATTACGACCCGTACCTGGGCCGCCAGGCCATAGGACGCATCCATAACGGCATCATTCAAGTGAAAGAGGAGGTAGCTGTACTGAAAGCCGGTGGTGAAACGCAGCGCCAGCGGGTAACCGGGCTGTTTGTATTCAGCGGGCTGAAAAAAATACCCGTGGAGAAAGCCACCACCGGGGACATTGTGGTGGTAACCGGCCTTTTGGATATTAATGTGGGCAACACTATAGCCGACCTGGAAAACCCGGTGCCCTTAAGTTTTGTAAGCATTGACGAACCCACCATGGCGGTGGCCTTCCACGTCAATAAAAGCCCCTTTGCCGGGCAGGAGGGCACATACGTTACCTCCCGCAAACTGGGCGAAAGACTGTTTCGGGAACTGGAGTCAGACGTCAGCCTGCGCGTAGCCGGCACGGACACCCCGGATACATTTCTGGTATCAGGTCGCGGCGAACTGCACCTCTCCATATTGATAGAAAACTTGCGCCGAGAGGGTTATGAGTTTGAAATTTCCCGCCCGCAGGTGGTAGAGCGGGTTATCGACGGAGTAAGAAGTGAACCGGTGGAAGAACTGACCCTGGAGATACCTGAAGAATATGTAGGCATTGTTATGGAGCGCCTGGGGTCCCGCAAAAGCGAACTCATTAACATGCAACACAAGGGCGATGGCCTGGTGCGCCTGGTCTTCCATATACCCACCCGGGGCCTATTTGGCTATCGCTCAGAATTTATGACCGATACTAAAGGTCTGGGTATTATTCACCATGCTTTTCACCATTACGCCCCCTATCAGGGCGACATCAATACCCGCTCCAGGGGCTCGCTGGTAGCCTTTGAAAACGGTGACAGTACAACCTACGGGCTGGAAAATGCCCAGGAGCGTGGCGAATTGTTTGTCGGCCCCGGGGTGCCGGTTTACCGGGGCATGGTGGTGGGTGAACATTCCCGGCCTGGGGATCTGGTCATCAACGTCTGCAAAAAGAAGCAATTATCCAATATGCGCAGTTCCACCTCCGAAATTTCAGCCAAACTGACACCTCCCCGGCCCATGAGCCTGGAACAGTGCATGGAATTTATCGCTGATGATGAGCTGCTGGAGGTAACTCCCAAATCATTGCGCATGCGTAAACAATCATTGTAA